A window of the Gossypium hirsutum isolate 1008001.06 chromosome A03, Gossypium_hirsutum_v2.1, whole genome shotgun sequence genome harbors these coding sequences:
- the LOC107886482 gene encoding probable pectate lyase 5 produces MFYLSPALSLIIKSPPLISVSQNFSPFVHSHTLLSNKKKAIMAIPLSFLLLFPLLAPTFVFSSPVQDPEQVVQQVNESIRNATMARRSLGFLSCGTGNPIDDCWRCDHHWEKNRQKLADCAIGFGKHAIGGRDGKIYVVTDPSDHDPVNPKPGTLRYAVIQDEPLWIIFARDMTIKLKEELLMNSFKTIDGRGVSVHISGGPCITVQYVTNIIIHGINIHDCKRGGNAYVRDSPTHYGWRTISDGDGVSIFGGSHVWVDHCSLSNCNDGLIDAIHGSTAITISNNYLTHHNKVMLLGHSDTYKQDKNMQVTIAFNHFGEGLVQRMPRCRHGYFHVVNNDYTHWEMYAIGGSADPTINSQGNRFLAPNDADNKEVTKHEDAPQNQWKHWNWRSEGDLMLNGAFFTASGTGASSSYAKASSLGARPSSLVSSLTAGAGALVCKKGSHC; encoded by the exons ATGTTCTATCTATCCCCTGCTTTATCCCTCATTATAAAAAGCCCTCCTTTGATCTCAGTTTCTCAGAATTTCTCTCCCTTTGTACATTCCCACACTTTATTAAGCAATAAAAAGAAAGCTATAATGGCAATCCCATTGTCCTTTCTACTGCTTTTCCCTCTCTTGGCTCCCACATTTGTTTTCTCCTCACCAGTTCAGGACCCCGAGCAAGTAGTCCAACAAGTCAATGA GAGCATAAGAAATGCTACTATGGCGAGGAGGAGCTTGGGGTTTCTCTCATGTGGAACCGGCAATCCCATCGATGATTGCTGGCGGTGCGACCATCATTGGGAGAAGAACCGTCAGAAGCTAGCCGATTGCGCCATTGGGTTCGGCAAGCATGCCATTGGTGGGAGAGATGGGAAAATATATGTGGTGACTGACCCTAGTGACCATGACCCTGTTAATCCTAAACCTGGAACCCTTCGATATGCTGTCATCCAAGATGAACCTTTATGGATCATTTTCGCTCGTGACATGACCATCAAGTTGAAGGAAGAATTGCTTATGAACTCGTTCAAGACCATCGACGGCCGAGGCGTCAGCGTCCACATTTCCGGTGGGCCATGCATTACTGTTCAGTACGTGACCAACATCATAATCCATGGGATCAACATTCATGATTGCAAGAGAGGAGGGAATGCTTATGTGAGGGACTCTCCTACCCATTACGGCTGGAGGACGATATCGGACGGGGACGGGGTATCGATTTTCGGAGGCAGTCATGTTTGGGTGGACCATTGCTCTTTGTCTAACTGCAACGATGGGCTGATCGACGCCATTCATGGATCCACCGCCATCACCATTTCTAACAATTACTTGACCCATCATAACAAGGTCATGCTATTGGGACATAGTGACACTTACAAACAAGATAAGAACATGCAAGTCACCATTGCCTTTAATCACTTTGGAGAAGGCCTTGTACAAAGAATGCCtag ATGTAGGCATGGATACTTTCACGTGGTGAACAATGATTACACGCACTGGGAAATGTATGCAATCGGTGGCAGTGCTGATCCTACAATCAACAGCCAAGGCAATAGATTTCTTGCACCAAATGATGCAGACAACAAAGAG GTGACAAAACATGAGGATGCGCCGCAAAATCAATGGAAGCATTGGAATTGGAGATCAGAAGGGGATTTGATGTTGAATGGAGCCTTCTTCACCGCATCCGGAACCGGGGCTTCTTCAAGTTATGCCAAGGCGTCGAGCTTGGGTGCGAGGCCGTCATCACTGGTGAGCTCACTCACAGCAGGAGCGGGTGCACTCGTTTGCAAGAAGGGGTCGCATTGCTAG
- the LOC107887674 gene encoding anther-specific protein BCP1 encodes MARQSFVLALVLIALVGLVSAANTASKAPSAVPVPDDDTIGNTDDGAGASSPGASNDAVAAPLGSEQEAKSMAPAPSSDATTTGVSAVGAAALTGAAAIATYFVF; translated from the coding sequence ATGGCACGCCAAAGCTTTGTTCTTGCTTTGGTCTTAATCGCTCTTGTCGGGTTGGTTTCCGCCGCCAATACGGCTTCTAAAGCACCATCTGCAGTCCCAGTACCCGATGATGATACCATCGGCAACACTGATGATGGAGCAGGTGCATCCTCCCCTGGTGCTTCTAATGACGCTGTTGCTGCCCCTCTTGGCAGTGAGCAGGAAGCTAAAAGTATGGCTCCTGCTCCTTCTAGTGATGCAACTACCACAGGTGTCTCCGCCGTTGGGGCAGCTGCTCTCACTGGGGCAGCTGCCATTGCTACATACTTCGTCTTCTAA
- the LOC107886481 gene encoding actin-related protein 3 yields the protein MDPTFRPAVVIDNGTGYTKMGFAGNVEPCFIQPTVVAVNESFLNQSRTSSKSNWSAQYSAGVMADLDFFSGDEALTKSRSSNAYNLTYPIRNGQVYNWDAMERYWQQCIFNYLRCDPEDHYFLLTESPLTAPENREYTGEIMFETFNVPGLYIAVNSVLALAAGYTTSKCEMTGVVVDVGDGATHIVPVADGYVIGSSIKSIPIAGKDVTLFIQQLMRERGEKIPPEDSFESARKVKEMYCYTCSDVVKEFNKHDKEPGKYIKHWRGIRPKTGAPYSCDIGYERFLGPEVFFSPEIYSSDFTTPLPVVIDKCIQSAPIDTRRALYKNIVLSGGSTMFKDFHRRLQRDLKKIVDARVLASDTRLGGEVKAHPVEVNVVSHPIQRFAVWFGGSVLASTPEFFAACHTKAEYEEYGASICRTNPVFKGMY from the exons ATGGATCCAACTTTTCGCCCCGCTGTCGTCATTGACAACGGTACTGG ATATACTAAGATGGGATTTGCGGGTAATGTAGAACCGTGTTTTATTCAGCCAACAGTAGTAGCAGTTAACGAGTCGTTCCTAAATCAATCTAGAACTTCTTCCAAGTCAAACTGGTCAGCTCAGTATTCAGCTGGGGTAATGGCGGATCTTGATTTTTTCAGTGGAGATGAAGCACTGACGAAATCAAGATCGAGTAATGCTTATAACCTTACATATCCTATTAGAAATGGTCAAGTTTATAACTGGGATGCTATGGAACGGTATTGGCAGCAATGTATATTCAATTATTTACGGTGTGATCCTGAGGATCATTACTTTTTGTTGACTGAGAGTCCTCTTACTGCTCCTGAGAATCGAGAATATACAGGTGAAATTATGTTTGAGACGTTTAATGTTCCGGGGCTTTATATTGCTGTGAATTCCGTGCTTGCTTTAGCAGCTGGGTACACTACGTCTAAG TGTGAGATGACAGGAGTGGTGGTGGATGTTGGAGATGGGGCCACACATATTGTACCTGTTGCTGATGGTTATGTTATTGGGAGCAGCATTAAATCAATACCGATAGCTGGAAAAGATGTTACACTCTTCATACAACAGCTCATGCGG GAAAGAGGAGAGAAAATTCCACCGGAGGACTCATTTGAATCAGCTCGAAAAGTGAAGGAAATGTACTGCTATACATGTTCTGATGTGGTCAAG GAGTTCAACAAGCATGACAAAGAACCTGGAAAATATATCAAACACTGGAGAGGCATTAGACCGAAGACTGGAGCACCATACTCCTGTGATATTGGTTATGAACGGTTTTTAGGCCCTGAG GTTTTCTTTAGTCCTGAGATCTACAGCAGTGATTTTACTACTCCCTTACCAGTTGTAATAGATAAGTGCATTCAGTCAGCACCAATTGACACCAGAAGAGCTTTGTATAAG AATATAGTTTTATCTGGTGGATCCACCATGTTCAAAGACTTCCACAGAAGGTTGCAGCGGGATCTGAAAAAGATTGTTGATGCTCGAGTACTTGCGTCTGATACTCGGCTTGGTGGGGAAGTAAAA GCACATCCTGTGGAAGTTAATGTAGTTAGTCATCCTATCCAAAGATTTGCGGTATGGTTTGGAGGTTCTGTACTTGCATCAACGCCTGAATTTTTTGCG GCATGTCACACAAAAGCAGAATATGAGGAATATGGAGCCAGCATTTGCCGTACAAATCCTGTTTTTAAGGGTATGTATTGA